In Holophagales bacterium, one DNA window encodes the following:
- a CDS encoding N-acetylmuramoyl-L-alanine amidase — translation MEAKARLKRRMLSAAVAENVALIEGRAPAPRRSRSSRRLAWTLAFLAGAAIAAAVVLIGGPWTVPLAAAATARTALPVAPAPAPSAAGGELTAPTAPPMRMAREVFPLALRTIVLDPGHGGGDLGTSVGGLYEKDLTLDLARRLRRLLLEQGFSVHLTRDADTRLSLRERARLANDLGADLFLSIHLNWFEGSSQARGVETYYLGPTNDPYLTQLASAENAESGYSRADIRHLLEGIYRDLRQEESLAVASSLQQALHRSLSRLDPKVADRGVKQAPFLVLVATEMPAVLAEVSCLSNREEARLLTQTEYRDRIAEALLAGVRSYAEGAERAVNTKRSG, via the coding sequence ATGGAGGCCAAGGCCCGCCTGAAGCGCCGGATGCTGAGCGCGGCGGTCGCCGAGAACGTCGCCCTCATCGAGGGGCGTGCGCCCGCCCCACGGCGCTCGCGCTCCTCCCGCCGGCTCGCCTGGACGCTGGCCTTTCTCGCCGGAGCAGCCATCGCCGCCGCCGTCGTGCTGATCGGCGGCCCGTGGACGGTTCCCCTGGCCGCCGCAGCGACGGCCCGGACGGCGCTTCCCGTCGCCCCGGCCCCGGCTCCTTCCGCCGCGGGCGGTGAGCTGACGGCACCGACCGCCCCGCCGATGCGCATGGCGCGCGAGGTCTTCCCGCTCGCCCTGCGCACCATCGTCCTCGACCCCGGACACGGTGGCGGCGACCTCGGCACGTCGGTCGGCGGCCTCTACGAGAAGGACCTCACGCTCGACCTCGCGCGGCGCCTGCGCCGGCTCCTGCTGGAGCAGGGCTTCTCCGTGCACCTGACCCGCGACGCCGACACGCGGCTCTCGCTGCGCGAGCGGGCACGCCTGGCCAACGACCTCGGGGCCGACCTCTTCCTGTCGATCCACCTCAACTGGTTCGAGGGCTCCTCGCAGGCCCGCGGGGTCGAGACCTACTATCTCGGACCGACGAACGACCCCTACCTGACGCAGTTGGCGAGCGCCGAGAACGCCGAATCCGGCTACTCGCGCGCCGACATCCGCCACCTGCTCGAGGGGATCTACCGCGACCTGCGCCAGGAGGAGTCGCTGGCCGTCGCCTCGTCGCTGCAGCAGGCGCTCCACCGCTCGCTGTCGCGGCTCGACCCGAAGGTCGCCGACCGCGGGGTCAAGCAGGCGCCGTTCCTCGTCCTGGTCGCCACCGAGATGCCGGCGGTGCTTGCCGAGGTATCCTGTCTCTCCAATCGCGAGGAGGCCCGCCTCCTCACGCAGACGGAGTATCGCGATCGCATCGCCGAAGCGCTGCTGGCCGGCGTGAGAAGCTATGCGGAGGGCGCCGAGCGCGCCGTCAACACCAAGAGGAGCGGATGA
- a CDS encoding nitroreductase family protein, with amino-acid sequence MSQPGSDPWAIAEADFPASGTAAERLTFLLGYAVLAPSTHNSQPWRFRLRGDRLELVADRTRALAVSDPEDRELTLSCGCALYQLRVAIRRFGFRGEVTTWPDPTDPDLFARIGLGEPGEATAEELAEFGAIPRRRTHRGAFDARSVAADVLTELRLLATEEGAWLHLVETPAERAALADLINEADARQGSDPSFRRELAAWLHPSRRESGDGIPDHALGVDDLKFYRGPLVVRTFDRGDGEAARDRQVTDGSPVLAVLGTDHDTPPAWLKAGQALGRLLLRARSLGLFSSYLNQPVEVPEVRGKLPDVLGRDGKPQLVLRFGYAAEPAPSPRRPVESVLG; translated from the coding sequence ATGTCGCAACCCGGATCGGACCCCTGGGCGATTGCCGAGGCCGACTTTCCCGCCTCCGGCACCGCTGCCGAGCGGCTGACCTTCCTGCTGGGCTACGCGGTGCTCGCACCGTCCACCCACAACTCGCAGCCCTGGCGCTTCCGGCTGCGCGGCGACCGCCTCGAGCTCGTCGCCGATCGCACCCGCGCCCTGGCGGTCTCCGACCCGGAGGACCGCGAGCTGACGCTCTCCTGCGGCTGTGCCCTCTACCAGTTGCGGGTGGCGATCCGCCGCTTCGGCTTCCGTGGCGAGGTGACGACCTGGCCCGACCCGACCGACCCCGATCTGTTCGCACGGATCGGCCTGGGGGAGCCGGGGGAGGCGACGGCCGAGGAGCTCGCCGAGTTCGGCGCGATCCCCAGGCGGCGGACCCATCGCGGCGCCTTCGACGCGCGCTCCGTCGCTGCCGACGTGCTGACCGAGCTGCGCCTCCTCGCCACCGAGGAAGGGGCGTGGCTCCACCTCGTCGAAACGCCCGCGGAGCGGGCAGCGCTCGCCGACCTGATCAACGAGGCCGATGCCCGCCAGGGAAGCGATCCGAGCTTCCGTCGCGAGCTCGCCGCCTGGCTCCATCCGAGCCGGCGCGAGAGCGGCGACGGGATCCCCGACCACGCCCTCGGCGTCGACGATCTCAAGTTCTATCGCGGCCCGCTGGTCGTCCGGACCTTCGACCGGGGCGACGGCGAGGCGGCGCGCGACCGCCAGGTCACCGACGGCTCGCCGGTGCTGGCGGTGCTCGGCACCGACCACGACACCCCGCCGGCATGGCTCAAGGCGGGTCAGGCGCTCGGTCGGCTGTTGTTGCGGGCGCGCAGCCTGGGCCTCTTCTCCTCCTACCTCAATCAGCCGGTCGAGGTGCCGGAGGTGCGGGGCAAGCTCCCGGACGTGCTCGGTCGCGACGGCAAGCCGCAGCTCGTCCTGCGCTTCGGCTACGCCGCCGAGCCGGCGCCGAGCCCGCGCCGGCCGGTCGAGAGCGTGCTCGGATGA
- a CDS encoding sulfatase, with protein MPSSHRPGRFAARRHRLGGSILLASLLLGLGCREHPPARPHASPATRLETAPGEYVDTLADGAEIVLPQDGRIRGRLLGRDGAAPRATLHGPAGARHDLQAPAGAVLAVDLTLPAGTWRLAAPPGVSLAEGRGTEDRRRGRQVVLVVVDALRDDHLSVATTPQLLAALSGARRFADTRAEATWTLPSMTSLMTGRPALSLTAPDGALIGPPASVVTLAELYRQAGFATAAFVGNATLREVNGFGRGFAHFETPALTDPGKIDVAELVRRARGWLDDHRGEDCFLVVHAMETHEPLRDHAGAGRQVVSNQVLASRERPATAVEAQVFRDLYTLEAIHLDAPLAQFFTSLDADAIVAMTADHGEMLGEGGSWGHGMTVFDSVARVPLLVRAPGLAPGVDTRPASLLDVAPTLLAGAGVAVPAGLSGFDLARAVPADRRRSTSSFSAGPLRWTSTREGRTGLVHLVAQPGIGAQSAVRLLELHPLPAGVWECVPTCDGESQHLRPATGPLLTELAAAFATDVGQLTPGIQLLAVDRPATPPIELSAVSAELAAAYATAVPEAKIVDSRLQIRWPEAQPLALLVLPFTARPSPLGPGWQSGRDTPPAITGPGLYLWRNSRPPAIQHAQDEILGRLRALGYIR; from the coding sequence ATGCCATCGAGCCATCGACCGGGACGCTTCGCGGCGCGGCGACATCGCCTCGGTGGCTCGATCCTCCTCGCGTCGCTGCTGCTCGGCCTCGGCTGCCGGGAGCACCCACCCGCACGACCTCACGCGTCACCGGCGACGCGCCTTGAGACCGCACCGGGAGAGTACGTCGACACGCTTGCCGACGGCGCGGAGATCGTCCTGCCGCAGGACGGTCGGATCCGCGGCCGACTGCTCGGCCGCGACGGCGCGGCGCCCCGGGCGACGCTTCACGGGCCCGCTGGAGCCCGCCACGACCTCCAGGCCCCCGCGGGTGCGGTGCTGGCCGTCGATCTCACCCTCCCCGCCGGGACCTGGAGGCTCGCCGCTCCGCCGGGAGTCTCACTGGCCGAAGGCCGTGGGACCGAGGATCGCCGGCGCGGCCGGCAGGTCGTTCTGGTGGTGGTCGACGCCCTGCGCGATGACCACCTCTCCGTCGCCACGACGCCGCAGCTGCTGGCGGCGCTGAGCGGCGCGCGCCGTTTCGCCGACACGCGCGCCGAGGCCACCTGGACGCTGCCCTCGATGACGAGCCTGATGACCGGACGACCGGCGCTCTCGCTCACCGCACCGGACGGGGCGCTCATCGGGCCACCGGCCTCCGTCGTCACCCTCGCCGAGCTCTATCGCCAGGCCGGATTCGCCACGGCCGCCTTCGTCGGCAATGCCACGCTGCGCGAGGTGAACGGCTTCGGCCGCGGCTTCGCGCATTTCGAGACCCCGGCACTGACCGACCCCGGCAAGATCGACGTCGCCGAGCTCGTGCGCCGCGCCCGAGGTTGGCTCGATGATCACCGTGGAGAGGACTGCTTCCTCGTCGTGCACGCGATGGAAACGCACGAACCGTTGCGCGATCACGCCGGGGCCGGTCGACAGGTGGTGTCGAACCAGGTGCTGGCTTCGCGAGAACGCCCGGCCACGGCGGTCGAGGCGCAGGTCTTCCGCGATCTCTACACCCTCGAGGCGATCCATCTCGACGCGCCCCTGGCGCAGTTCTTCACCTCGCTCGACGCCGACGCCATCGTCGCCATGACCGCCGACCACGGCGAAATGCTGGGCGAGGGTGGCTCGTGGGGCCACGGAATGACCGTCTTCGATTCGGTCGCCCGCGTGCCCCTGCTGGTACGGGCGCCCGGCCTCGCTCCAGGCGTCGACACCCGGCCGGCGTCGCTCCTGGACGTCGCTCCGACGCTACTTGCCGGAGCCGGAGTGGCGGTACCCGCCGGGCTTTCCGGATTCGACCTCGCTCGCGCCGTCCCCGCCGACCGGCGACGCAGCACGTCGTCGTTCAGCGCCGGACCGTTGCGCTGGACGTCGACCCGCGAGGGCCGGACCGGCCTGGTCCACCTCGTCGCCCAACCCGGAATCGGCGCCCAGAGTGCGGTGCGGCTGCTCGAGCTCCATCCGCTCCCCGCCGGAGTCTGGGAGTGCGTGCCGACGTGCGACGGCGAATCGCAGCACCTGCGCCCCGCCACCGGGCCGCTGCTCACCGAGCTCGCCGCCGCTTTCGCCACCGACGTCGGGCAACTGACTCCCGGCATTCAGCTCCTCGCGGTCGATCGCCCGGCCACCCCACCGATCGAGCTCAGCGCCGTCAGCGCCGAGCTCGCCGCGGCCTACGCCACCGCCGTTCCCGAAGCCAAGATCGTCGACTCGCGCCTCCAGATCCGCTGGCCGGAGGCTCAGCCCCTGGCGCTGCTCGTTCTGCCGTTCACCGCCCGCCCGAGTCCGCTCGGACCCGGCTGGCAGAGCGGCCGGGATACCCCGCCCGCGATCACCGGACCGGGCCTCTATCTGTGGCGCAACTCTCGTCCGCCGGCGATCCAGCACGCCCAGGACGAGATCCTCGGGCGTCTGCGCGCCCTCGGCTACATCCGATAG
- a CDS encoding GNAT family N-acetyltransferase: MNAPAAIRTPRLDLVVATLDLLRAELDSPARFAERLGLAVPDGWPPGEYDEGAIRWVVGKLEEDASRSAWWFYYVLRRATAEAPAALVGCAGYKGPPDESGTVEIGYSVLPAEQRRGYASEATRGLLDHAFAHPGVRRVIAQTLPHLVPSIGVLDKCGFRLVGPGFEDGAILFERLRPE, from the coding sequence TTGAACGCACCGGCAGCGATCCGCACGCCGCGCCTCGACCTCGTCGTGGCGACCCTCGACCTGCTGCGCGCCGAGCTCGACTCGCCGGCGCGCTTCGCCGAGCGGCTCGGACTCGCCGTGCCGGACGGCTGGCCGCCGGGCGAGTACGACGAGGGCGCGATCCGCTGGGTGGTCGGCAAGCTCGAAGAGGACGCGTCGCGGTCGGCGTGGTGGTTCTACTACGTCCTGCGCCGCGCGACGGCCGAGGCGCCGGCGGCGCTCGTCGGCTGCGCGGGCTACAAGGGCCCGCCGGACGAGTCGGGAACGGTCGAGATCGGCTATTCGGTGCTTCCCGCCGAGCAGCGCCGGGGCTACGCCTCCGAAGCCACCCGGGGGCTGCTCGACCATGCCTTTGCCCACCCCGGCGTCCGGCGGGTGATCGCCCAGACGCTGCCGCACCTCGTGCCGTCGATCGGCGTGCTCGACAAGTGCGGCTTCCGCCTCGTCGGCCCCGGCTTCGAAGACGGGGCGATCCTCTTCGAGCGCCTGCGCCCGGAGTAG
- a CDS encoding PilZ domain-containing protein gives MSQEPDGTAAFNRATRVPLEAVVRLHFEGEVSYQNGFSANVSATGMFVKHPEPHPIGSRLVFEFLVGSRRRPVQGSGEVTWIRAKYEGPGKPAGMGISFGDLDEGSRDHLTQALFEYLEESVGGDLPALPDAAEPAAPAGEPFRLDADLQSLGTLEAPEAGGSADNELPALRFATIEESAPVAEPTPAPIAPPLLDWHSTREMLRAPAAEDTATPHALSESGDPSGEAEPRSSRRIWLFVTAFMAVAAVGVGAWLWNELRAPAPAPLPPMHNAAAPRPAGALPPRATPSGASDAVPTPGAETATLAAPAMLATAVPNPAVAAPVAPVEPLRAEPTPAALPRFSVLREVRVRGEAGATTVELQLDGSISAGDFAVAPMPGDNPRLLVKLRRAGSPGSRGPTRGATAELRGVRIGVHDNEVHVVLDLAGSDPRRAEVTPSGDRLVVRLPGRG, from the coding sequence ATGAGCCAAGAGCCTGACGGAACCGCCGCATTCAATCGCGCCACCCGCGTCCCGTTGGAGGCCGTCGTGCGCCTCCACTTCGAGGGCGAGGTCTCGTATCAGAACGGCTTCTCGGCGAACGTGTCGGCCACCGGCATGTTCGTCAAGCACCCCGAGCCGCACCCGATCGGCTCGCGGCTGGTCTTCGAGTTTCTCGTCGGGTCGCGGCGGCGGCCGGTCCAGGGCTCCGGCGAGGTGACCTGGATCCGCGCCAAGTACGAGGGCCCCGGCAAGCCGGCCGGGATGGGGATCTCTTTCGGCGATCTCGACGAAGGGAGCCGCGATCATCTGACGCAGGCGCTCTTCGAGTACCTCGAGGAGTCGGTCGGGGGTGACCTCCCCGCGCTTCCGGACGCCGCCGAGCCGGCGGCCCCGGCCGGCGAGCCGTTCCGGCTCGACGCCGACCTGCAGTCGCTCGGCACCCTCGAGGCGCCGGAGGCGGGAGGCTCTGCCGACAACGAGCTCCCGGCGCTGCGATTCGCCACGATCGAGGAGTCGGCGCCGGTCGCCGAGCCCACGCCCGCCCCGATCGCTCCGCCGCTGCTCGACTGGCATTCGACGCGCGAGATGCTGCGCGCCCCGGCAGCCGAGGACACCGCAACGCCGCACGCCTTGAGCGAGTCGGGCGATCCGAGCGGCGAGGCCGAGCCGCGCTCGAGCCGACGCATCTGGCTCTTCGTCACCGCCTTCATGGCGGTTGCGGCGGTGGGCGTCGGCGCCTGGCTGTGGAACGAGCTGCGCGCCCCGGCCCCGGCGCCTCTGCCGCCGATGCACAACGCCGCCGCACCGCGGCCGGCCGGCGCGCTGCCGCCGCGCGCTACACCGAGCGGTGCCAGCGATGCCGTCCCCACGCCGGGCGCGGAGACGGCGACGCTGGCGGCGCCCGCCATGCTCGCGACCGCCGTTCCGAACCCGGCGGTGGCCGCACCGGTCGCCCCGGTCGAGCCGCTACGCGCCGAGCCGACGCCGGCGGCGCTGCCGCGGTTCTCGGTGCTGCGCGAGGTCCGCGTGCGCGGCGAGGCCGGCGCGACGACGGTCGAGCTGCAACTCGACGGCTCGATCTCGGCCGGCGACTTCGCCGTCGCGCCGATGCCGGGCGACAACCCGCGGCTGCTCGTCAAGTTGCGTCGCGCCGGCTCCCCGGGCAGTCGCGGTCCGACCCGCGGCGCCACCGCCGAGCTCCGCGGCGTGCGCATCGGCGTCCACGACAACGAGGTCCACGTCGTCCTCGACCTCGCCGGCAGCGACCCGCGCCGCGCCGAAGTCACGCCCTCGGGCGACCGGCTGGTGGTCCGCCTGCCCGGGCGCGGCTGA
- a CDS encoding S1 RNA-binding domain-containing protein, translating to MSDVPMSTADATVTRLELSESSENLSIAVEPAVVPSEDAPVAAEATSTAPPEVAEAAELEDHLAPDLRLAFANGTPVTGKVIGWNQGGFHVAIGETAAFCPRSEMEVGHAHEPARYLDQEHEFRIQRVEDSGRRVVLSRAALVREERKKQAEATRQSLEVGSVRTGRVRSLTEFGAFVDLGGVEGLVHVSEISRQRVQSPAELLKVGQEVQVKVLKIGSQGSRISLSIKALEPDPWEAVGERYKAGETFTGKVLRKAEFGLFVELEPQIEGLVHVSQLPIGKDASDASLAPGETVTGWIREVDPARRRISLAMREVAVGDPWRDATGKYPEGAIVEGTVEKIAQFGVFIELEPGVTALLPGSETGLPRGASLGKAYPTGKKVRLQVASVDLKRRRISLALEGKTLEGSRADYQAYLKKSRETAARGLGPMAAALRKMRES from the coding sequence ATGTCAGACGTGCCCATGTCCACCGCCGACGCCACCGTCACCCGTCTCGAGCTGTCCGAATCTTCCGAGAATCTCTCGATCGCCGTCGAGCCGGCGGTCGTTCCGTCTGAAGACGCCCCGGTCGCCGCCGAGGCCACCTCGACCGCTCCGCCGGAGGTCGCGGAGGCCGCAGAGCTCGAAGACCATCTGGCGCCCGATCTGCGCCTCGCCTTCGCCAACGGCACGCCGGTCACCGGCAAGGTCATCGGCTGGAACCAGGGCGGCTTCCACGTCGCCATCGGCGAGACCGCGGCCTTCTGTCCGCGCTCCGAGATGGAGGTGGGTCACGCCCACGAGCCGGCGCGCTATCTCGACCAGGAGCACGAGTTCCGCATCCAGCGCGTCGAGGACTCCGGCCGCCGCGTCGTCCTCTCGCGCGCCGCCCTGGTGCGCGAGGAGCGCAAGAAGCAGGCCGAGGCGACGCGCCAGTCGCTCGAGGTCGGCTCGGTGCGTACCGGTCGCGTCCGCTCGCTCACCGAGTTCGGCGCCTTCGTCGACCTCGGCGGGGTCGAAGGCCTGGTCCACGTCTCCGAGATCAGCCGCCAGCGGGTGCAGAGCCCCGCCGAGCTGCTCAAGGTCGGCCAGGAGGTCCAGGTCAAGGTGCTGAAGATCGGCTCGCAGGGGAGCCGGATCTCGCTTTCGATCAAGGCGCTCGAGCCCGACCCGTGGGAAGCGGTCGGCGAGCGCTACAAGGCCGGCGAGACGTTCACCGGCAAGGTCCTGCGCAAGGCCGAGTTCGGGCTCTTCGTCGAGCTCGAGCCGCAGATCGAAGGGCTCGTCCACGTCTCCCAGCTGCCGATCGGCAAGGACGCCAGCGACGCGTCGCTCGCCCCCGGCGAGACGGTCACCGGCTGGATCCGCGAGGTCGATCCGGCGCGACGCCGCATCTCGCTCGCCATGCGCGAGGTGGCGGTCGGCGACCCGTGGCGCGACGCCACCGGCAAGTACCCGGAGGGCGCGATCGTCGAGGGCACGGTCGAGAAGATCGCCCAGTTCGGCGTCTTCATCGAGCTCGAGCCGGGCGTCACCGCCCTGCTCCCCGGCTCCGAGACGGGCCTGCCGCGCGGTGCTTCGCTCGGCAAGGCCTACCCGACCGGCAAGAAGGTCCGCCTGCAGGTGGCCTCGGTCGATCTCAAGCGGCGCCGCATCTCGCTCGCCCTCGAGGGCAAGACGCTCGAGGGGTCGCGGGCCGACTACCAGGCGTACCTCAAGAAGAGCCGCGAGACCGCCGCGCGTGGCCTCGGCCCGATGGCCGCCGCGCTGCGCAAGATGCGGGAGAGCTGA
- a CDS encoding rod shape-determining protein: MSAKDAVLHVGIDLGTSQSSIAASNGERHVVDSFVGWPVDMVARKVVKRSVLIGAEALEHRTLLDLHRPLEQGLVKEGSDKDLAAVRELISHLLGLARKGNDKAPVRAVVGVPAEALRVNRQQLREILRGLVDGLMIVSEPFAVAYGQDALLHTLIVDIGAGTTDFCVMMGRYPTEEDQRTLTKAGDSVDELLSKLIAERHPQVQFSIHMVRAWKEQHGFVGEPEERVVVNAPSQGVPVDIDITDELRTACESLVPPLGEAMIDLVSRVEPEYQERVRRRVILSGRGALLRGLDRALEKGLDRIGGGKVGRVDDPVFAGAAGGLAIATDSDESDWEKLST, translated from the coding sequence ATGAGCGCCAAGGATGCAGTGCTCCACGTCGGCATCGACCTCGGGACCTCGCAGAGCTCCATCGCCGCCTCCAACGGCGAGCGACACGTCGTCGACAGCTTCGTCGGCTGGCCGGTGGACATGGTCGCCCGAAAGGTGGTCAAGCGCAGCGTGCTGATCGGCGCCGAAGCGCTCGAGCACCGCACGCTGCTCGACCTGCACCGGCCGCTCGAACAGGGGCTGGTCAAGGAGGGCTCCGACAAGGACCTGGCGGCGGTCCGCGAGCTGATCTCGCATCTGCTCGGCCTTGCCCGCAAGGGGAACGACAAGGCGCCGGTCCGCGCCGTCGTCGGTGTGCCGGCCGAGGCGCTGCGGGTCAACCGCCAGCAGCTGCGCGAGATCCTGCGCGGCCTCGTCGACGGGTTGATGATCGTCTCCGAGCCGTTCGCCGTCGCCTACGGCCAGGACGCCCTCCTCCACACGCTGATCGTCGACATCGGCGCCGGCACCACCGACTTCTGCGTGATGATGGGCCGCTACCCCACCGAGGAGGACCAGCGCACGCTGACCAAGGCGGGCGACTCGGTCGACGAGCTGCTCTCCAAGCTGATCGCCGAGCGCCATCCGCAGGTCCAGTTCTCGATCCACATGGTGCGCGCCTGGAAGGAGCAGCACGGTTTCGTCGGCGAGCCGGAAGAGCGCGTGGTGGTCAACGCGCCGTCGCAGGGCGTGCCGGTCGACATCGACATCACCGACGAGCTGCGCACCGCTTGCGAGAGCCTCGTCCCGCCGCTCGGCGAGGCGATGATCGACCTCGTCTCGCGCGTCGAGCCGGAGTACCAGGAGCGGGTCCGCCGGCGCGTGATCCTCTCCGGGCGCGGCGCGCTGTTGCGCGGTCTCGACAGGGCCCTCGAAAAGGGACTCGACCGGATCGGCGGCGGCAAGGTCGGGCGGGTCGACGACCCGGTCTTCGCCGGCGCGGCCGGCGGTCTCGCCATCGCCACCGATTCGGACGAGTCGGATTGGGAGAAGCTCTCGACCTAG
- a CDS encoding TonB-dependent receptor yields the protein MSLSRLRTNLLVLAFLLPALTWPLLADEAAATATPAPADPAASATPAPPTDPAKPAEEMPSFFATTTVTAVGREVDTFEVATPVTVISTQEIERRAPNNAADLLREQPGVDVNGVGPNQARPVIRGQRGLRVLFLEDGLRMNNARRQTDFGEITGLVDLDTVSSVEVVRGPASVLYGSDAIGGVLNLVTKLPSSLSSTPIGGGAELRYGTAAEQKRASLSLAGGIGRFSYMVNGSKREASDYDAPAGRFGAIHLTDSVPVLDSGVDDHNLFARLGWNLTDSQTLGVRYSTYHADQTGFGYMDPALIGGDTSALVRILYPYQDFDRATLSYDHSALSSLLADSFQLRGYYQVNERELVNDIDINIGPIFPGAPDSSVAADSTNYTKLKTAGMRAEAIKVAGTRQVLTYGFEYYRDDSFNTDFSTTTTSIRFPFPPFLAKSVTTDGIANSPNAINESWGVFAQDEITLGDKLKLSAGARYQDVATRAKSTPGWDIANLDFDDDAFVGAATLTYQVTDYLNLLGSYGRAFRAPNIIERLFNGPTPEGSGFQILNSDLTSETSDNYDLGMKYRRQNAFFEAVFFHNEIKDGIIQDFLAPEEIAALPAALQARINASGARFVVQERNVDRLRYEGLEVALGYRHASGLTVGGNYTHITGKRVTQSAAPVEDQYSDKISAYLRYEQPKGRFWAEYRVRHNGSEKVNLEAGEPLPAVGDTLPAFTIHTLSGGVTLYERGRFAHVLQLTIENLTDELYAEFSNASFFRPEMGRNVVASYRLRF from the coding sequence ATGTCTCTTTCGCGCCTTCGCACGAACCTGCTCGTGCTTGCTTTCCTGCTTCCCGCCCTGACCTGGCCACTGCTCGCCGACGAGGCCGCCGCGACGGCCACCCCGGCTCCCGCGGATCCGGCAGCCAGCGCCACCCCCGCTCCACCCACCGATCCGGCCAAGCCGGCCGAGGAGATGCCGTCATTCTTCGCCACCACCACGGTGACCGCGGTCGGCCGCGAGGTCGACACCTTCGAAGTCGCCACGCCGGTGACCGTCATCTCGACACAGGAGATCGAACGGCGCGCGCCGAACAACGCCGCCGATCTGCTGCGTGAGCAGCCGGGCGTCGACGTCAACGGCGTCGGACCGAACCAGGCCCGCCCGGTCATCCGCGGTCAGCGCGGCCTGCGCGTGCTCTTCCTCGAGGACGGGCTGCGGATGAACAACGCCCGCCGGCAGACCGACTTCGGCGAGATCACCGGCCTCGTCGACCTCGACACCGTCTCGAGCGTCGAGGTCGTCCGCGGACCCGCCTCGGTGCTCTACGGCAGCGACGCCATCGGCGGCGTGCTCAACCTCGTCACCAAGCTGCCGAGCTCGCTCTCCAGCACGCCGATCGGTGGTGGCGCCGAGCTGCGTTACGGCACCGCCGCGGAGCAGAAGCGCGCCAGCCTGTCGCTTGCCGGCGGCATCGGCCGCTTCAGCTACATGGTGAACGGCTCGAAGCGCGAAGCCTCCGACTACGACGCGCCCGCCGGCCGCTTCGGCGCCATTCACCTCACCGACTCGGTGCCGGTGCTCGATTCCGGTGTCGACGACCACAACCTCTTCGCCCGTCTCGGCTGGAACCTCACCGACAGTCAGACGCTCGGCGTGCGGTACTCGACCTACCACGCCGACCAGACCGGCTTCGGCTACATGGACCCGGCGCTGATCGGCGGCGACACCTCGGCGCTGGTGCGCATCCTCTACCCGTACCAGGACTTCGACCGCGCCACCCTCTCCTACGACCACTCGGCGCTTTCGAGCCTCCTCGCCGACTCCTTCCAGCTGCGCGGCTACTACCAGGTCAACGAGCGCGAGCTGGTCAACGACATCGACATCAACATCGGCCCGATCTTCCCCGGTGCCCCGGACTCCTCGGTGGCCGCCGACTCGACGAACTACACCAAGCTGAAGACCGCCGGGATGCGCGCCGAGGCGATCAAGGTGGCCGGCACGCGCCAGGTGCTGACCTACGGCTTCGAGTACTACCGCGACGACTCGTTCAACACCGACTTCTCCACCACGACGACGAGCATCCGCTTCCCCTTCCCGCCGTTCCTCGCCAAGTCGGTGACCACCGACGGAATCGCCAACTCCCCGAACGCGATCAACGAGAGCTGGGGGGTCTTCGCCCAGGACGAGATCACCCTCGGCGACAAGCTCAAGCTCTCCGCCGGTGCGCGCTACCAGGACGTCGCCACACGCGCCAAGTCGACGCCGGGCTGGGACATCGCCAACCTCGACTTCGACGACGACGCCTTCGTTGGTGCGGCGACCCTCACCTACCAGGTCACCGACTACCTCAACCTGCTCGGCTCCTACGGCCGCGCCTTCCGCGCCCCGAACATCATCGAGCGGCTGTTCAACGGGCCGACGCCGGAGGGTAGCGGCTTCCAGATCCTCAACTCCGACCTCACCTCGGAGACCTCCGACAACTACGATCTGGGGATGAAGTACCGGCGCCAGAACGCCTTCTTCGAGGCGGTCTTCTTCCACAACGAGATCAAGGACGGGATCATCCAGGACTTCCTCGCGCCCGAGGAGATCGCCGCCCTGCCCGCCGCGCTGCAGGCCCGGATCAACGCGAGCGGTGCCCGCTTCGTGGTGCAGGAGCGCAACGTCGACCGCCTGCGCTACGAGGGTCTCGAGGTGGCGCTCGGCTACCGCCACGCGAGCGGTCTGACGGTGGGCGGCAACTACACCCACATCACCGGCAAGCGGGTGACGCAGTCGGCCGCCCCGGTGGAGGACCAGTACTCCGACAAGATCTCCGCCTACCTGCGTTACGAACAGCCGAAGGGGCGCTTCTGGGCCGAGTACCGCGTGCGCCACAACGGGTCGGAGAAGGTCAACCTCGAAGCCGGGGAGCCGCTGCCCGCCGTCGGCGACACGCTCCCGGCCTTCACCATCCACACCCTCTCGGGCGGCGTGACCCTCTACGAGCGCGGCCGGTTCGCCCACGTGCTGCAGCTGACGATCGAGAACCTGACCGACGAGCTCTACGCGGAGTTCTCCAACGCCAGCTTCTTCCGTCCGGAGATGGGGCGCAACGTCGTGGCGTCGTACCGCCTGCGCTTCTAG